A DNA window from Arachis duranensis cultivar V14167 chromosome 3, aradu.V14167.gnm2.J7QH, whole genome shotgun sequence contains the following coding sequences:
- the LOC107478051 gene encoding seed biotin-containing protein SBP65 (The sequence of the model RefSeq protein was modified relative to this genomic sequence to represent the inferred CDS: added 135 bases not found in genome assembly), with the protein MASQQISRKENTAQEQEGDSNKMKTQTQTHHVVTTEKLQQGADKVRDSSSSQAQQQHKNYSTQENKQKRAEQALSDINKKAYQHKQKEQHNSRARAQQEAAKDINKKEEEKKHKEQSNLGGISRSQHESSGETRREKNDEQPSLEEISKYRSQAQQNSMDAISAAQERYQKEKQAAEGTGTGTSQIPQDKTAIEKGKEGYVAAKDTVSKVAKGTKEYTAPVAEKAKEYTVQAAEKAKEATVEGGKSAAEVAVDLKDKATAAGWSAAHYSTDKTVEGTKVVSGAVQGAAGYAGQKASELAAKSVGTVKGLAAAAGDSAKEYTARKMDEKETELEAKKAAQRLEIDKKKSTEVVERGGGQEQEGGVRRGSEERTFQGDQGEQLGGVAKTQGQVTQAIQKGTKGTVGNVNNQREQQPYQNVGETLGDGGERVKPLDNVNEGGSQVLGAVGETVAEIGETMIKPAMKAQSQGRGGGGGGVLNAIGETIAEIAETTQVYVVGEGEAEQRQNIV; encoded by the exons ATGGCGTCTCAGCAGATATCTCGCAAAGAAAACACGGCACAGGAACAAGAAGGGGACTCTAATAAGATgaaaacacaaacacaaacacaCCATGTTGTTACAACCGAGAAGTTGCAACAGGGTGCTGACAAAGTTagagattcttcttcttcccaagCTCAACAACAACATAAGAATTATTCAACTCAGgagaataaacaaaaaagagCAGAACAAGCATTAAGTGACATTAACAAAAAAGCATATCAACATAAACAAAAGGAACAGCATAATTCCAGAGCTCGGGCTCAACAAGAAGCAGCAAAGGacataaacaaaaaagaagaagaaaagaaacacaaaGAACAATCAAATCTTGGAGGCATTTCTAGGTCTCAACACGAGAGTAGCGGCGAAACTCGGAgagaaaagaatgatgaacagcCAAGCTTGGAAGAGATTTCGAAGTACAGAAGTCAAGCTCAACAGAATTCAATGGATGCAATTTCCGCAGCTCAAGAGAGGTaccagaaagaaaaacaagcaGCCGAAGGCACCGGAACCGGCACTAGTCAAATCCCTCAAGATAAAACCGCTATAGAGAAGGGAAAAGAAGGCTATGTCGCGGCGAAGGACACCGTCTCGAAAGTAGCGAAGGGAACGAAGGAATATACAGCACCTGTGGCTGAGAAGGCGAAGGAATACACCGTACAAGCAGCGGAGAAAGCGAAAGAGGCGACGGTGGAAGGCG GGTATGCTGGGCAGAAGGCTTCTGAGCTGGCCGCGAAGTCGGTGGGGACCGTTAAAGGGTTGGCTGCTGCTGCTGGTGATAGTGCCAAGGAGTATACAGCAAGGAAGATGGATGAGAAAGAGACGGAACTGGAGGCCAAGAAAGCAGCTCAGAGACTG GAGATTGATAAGAAGAAATCAACGGAAGTTGTTgaaagaggaggaggacaaGAACAGGAAGGTGGAGTGAGAAGAGGATCTGAAGAGAGAACGTTTCAGGGAGATCAAGGTGAACAACTTGGCGGGGTTGCTAAAACTCAAGGTCAAGTTACTCAAGCAATTCAAAAGGGAACAAAAGGAACTGTGGGCAATGTTAACAACCAAAGGGAACAGCAACCATATCAAAACGTTGGTGAAACATTGGGTGATGGTGGTGAAAGGGTGAAGCCATTGGATAATGTGAATGAAGGAGGAAGCCAGGTGCTGGGAGCAGTAGGTGAGACTGTGGCTGAGATTGGAGAAACCATGATTAAACCTGCAATGAAGGCGCAGAGTCAGGGtcgtggtggtggtggtggtggggtTCTGAATGCCATAGGTGAAACCATAGCAGAAATAGCAGAGACAACCCAAGTGTATGTTGTTGGAGAGGGTGAAGCAGAGCAAAGGCAGAACATTGTGTGA
- the LOC107478182 gene encoding uncharacterized protein LOC107478182 produces the protein MREQDRTLLDTSSNGSLSKYKTAEEAWQLIIDLAESNQHMRRRVNRPRTVNEVSTSNETTALTQSLNEMTSILRQLQLNQQQSQPQSYQQQHPPPPQQHNQQLVPQRVCGICSCYSHYTDECPSLQEDNTLAATHNFYDRPNQGYYQGEKEAKDSSPITIAQEEERIDIEEVVEEETPQVIVEDEAQPTRETTKAKKTLEEEVAQPLPFPTLAKKAKKRIELDPKMVEIFKKVEVTVPLFDAIHQVPRYAKFLKDLCIHKDRILELETIPLGSSISALMGTLPEKCDDPGPCMVTCTVNGVQFRDCMCDLGACVSIMPLSVYRVLKLPPLKRSTARFVLADKSIITVAGVAEDVLVNIKGLVFPIDFYVLEMPSSETERASSILLGRPFLRTSRFKLNA, from the exons ATGCGAGAGCAAGATAGAACCCTCTTGGACACTTCTAGCAATGGTTCTTTGTCCAAATATAAAACCGCGGAAGAGGCATGGCAACTTATTATTGACTTAGCCGAATCCAATCAACATATGAGGCGAAGAGTCAATCGTCCAAGGACCGTGAATGAGGTATCAACTAGTAATGAAACCACCGCTCTAACTCAATCCTTGAATGAGATGACATCCATCTTGAGGCAACTCCAATTGAACCAACAACAATCACAACCTCAATCATACCAACAACAACACCCTCCACCACCTCAACAACACAACCAACAATTGGTCCCTCAAAGAGTATGTGGCATTTGCTCTTGCTACTCTCACTACACGGATGAGTGCCCAAGCCTTCAAGAAGATAATACATTGGCGGCTACCCATAATTTCTATGATCGCCCCAATCAAGGATACTACCAAGGCG AGAAGGAAGCAAAGGACTCAAGTCCTATCACAATCGCCCAAGAAGAGGAGAGAATAGATATAGAAGAGGTAGTGGAAGAGGAGACACCACAAGTCATAGTTGAAGATGAAGCCCAACCAACAAGGGAGACAACCAAGGCCAAAaaaaccttggaagaagaagttGCTCAACCACTTCCATTTCCAACACTTGCGAAGAAAGCTAAAAAGCGCATAGAACTcgaccccaaaatggtagaaatattcaagaaagttgaggtaaccGTCCCTCTCTTTGATGCTATCCATCAAGTTCCTAGATATGCCAAATTCCTCAAGGACTTGTGCATACATaaggatagaattcttgaattggAAACTATTCCATTGGGGAGTTCGATTTCCGCTTTAATGGGAACATTGCCCGAGAAGTGTGATGATCCGGGCCCATGTATGGTCACTTGCACAGTCAATGGAGTTCAATTTAGAGATTGTATGTGTGACCTCGGAGCATGTGTTAGCATCATGCCACTCTCCGTCTACCGGGTATTGAAGTTGCCACCACTAAAAAGGTCGACGGCAAGATTTGTCCTAGCggataaaagcataataaccGTAGCGGGTGTTGCGGAAGATGTATTGGTGAATATAAAAGGGTTGGTATTCCCGATTGACTTCTATGTCCTTGAAATGCCATCAAGCGAAACCGAGAGAGCATCGTCTATCCTACTTGgaaggccattcttgagaacttCTAGATTTAAACTTAATGCTTAA